The Brassica napus cultivar Da-Ae chromosome C7, Da-Ae, whole genome shotgun sequence genome has a segment encoding these proteins:
- the LOC106448044 gene encoding uncharacterized protein LOC106448044: MVFTKCQQNDADTRVFPIAFAVVESENSDSWKWFFERLSTIVEDSSELNLISDRCAAIFAAKEKWYPRARHGICLVHLQRNVGDKYKGLSQKAMVGWAGEAFKVSEFQKVYDLIKLTDWRCWDYLEKIDRKLWTRSHFDEERYNMMTSNIAESFNHALLPPRDSPIMALLEFICQMLTRWFESRHCDITKMKGIIPKEIEKEFEVTHKPSGYSCTVDLEKRTCSCLEFQMLRLPCRHAIAAASHRNMEYSIVVSKYYVKKTWAENVKGIILPAPDPKDVDVPPEVLKVELYPPTTKRSKGRPGVKRKLSAGEFPDGAKKKKANKCSRCFMEGHKKTTCKQPVP, encoded by the exons ATGGTGTTTACTAAGTGCCAGCAGAATGATGCAGACACCCGCGTATTCCCGATTGCTTTCGCAGTAGTGGAAAGCGAAAACTCAGATTCCTGGAAGTGGTTTTTCGAGAGGTTGTCCACTATTGTTGAAGATAGTAGTGAATTAAACTTAATCTCGGATAGATGTGCCGCCATATTTGCAGCTAAAGAAAAATGGTACCCACGTGCACGCCATGGCATTTGCCTCGTACACCTTCAGAGAAACGTCGGGGACAAGTACAAAGGGCTTTCGCAGAAAGCTATGGTTGGCTGGGCAGGAGAAGCATTCAAAGTTTCAGAATTTCAGAAGGTGTATGACCTTATAAAGCTTACGGATTGGAGATGTTGGGATTATTTGGAGAAAATCGACCGCAAATTATGGACACGTTCACATTTCGACGAGGAGAGATATAACATGATGACTTCAAACATTGCTGAATCTTTTAATCATGCGCTTCTGCCCCCACGTGATAGTCCTATAATGGCCCTGCTAGAGTTTATCTGTCAGATGTTGACTAGATGGTTTGAGAGCAGACACTGTGACATCACAAAAATGAAGGGGATCATTCCAAAGGAAATCGAAAAG GAGTTTGAAGTTACACATAAACCAAGTGGATACAGTTGCACTGTTGACCTGGAAAAACGAACTTGCTCGTGCCTTGAATTCCAGATGCTTAGGTTGCCATGCCGACACGCCATAGCGGCTGCTTCTCATCGTAACATGGAGTACAGCATAGTTGTTTCAAAATACTATGTGAAAAAAACATGGGCTGAAAATGTAAAGGGTATCATACTACCGGCTCCAGATCCAAAAGATGTTGATGTTCCCCCTGAAGTGTTGAAGGTAGAGCTTTATCCACCAACTACCAAAAGATCAAAAGGAAGGCCAGGTGTTAAAAGGAAACTGTCAGCCGGAGAATTTCCG GACGGGGCGAAGAAAAAGAAGGCGAACAAGTGTTCCAGGTGTTTCATGGAAGGTCACAAGAAGACTACATGCAAGCAACCCGTGCCCTGA
- the LOC106448046 gene encoding uncharacterized protein LOC106448046, giving the protein MPSGEEGTGSSRHSTVPTPVDALVIGQLEEAESSSKLPPKLLAWGCYPTKLRLNIYSKTHVIGTIASCLQGSQDMETIVVSQFGRLFELHVVRRHNYAKLINSFLCCQLLTVRKYELWFHFATHPLCFSLDEFQQVTGLNCRPFYAANSEAEDDPGSTASFLIQRLVKLRNKWLKLTPKYVEMLCDVEYFLDYPWGRESFLKTLPRLLPPYTSEDPLGEMRHRLSQQTSAAYGFPLALQLFAFEAMPLLLAKIPNAQSTYNFLVDPLACENTVTILSVNDIVEVEEDPDVITDERVTHLVELMVSGHHFQISDFPGGDTSFAPIREDKKNAGKGVRKVDQPNEKPVHRRNLRPRKPAAIIIQDISSSEDKEPEAPPQPFRCTHEDLKPWIEHQLKQLASAFQKQIGELGRYATIMRMPML; this is encoded by the exons ATGCCGAGCGG CGAGGAGGGGACGGGATCATCGAGACACTCGACCGTACCGACACCAGTGGATGCTCTGGTTATTGGTCAGCTTGAGGAGGCCGAATCTTCCTCTAAATTGCCTCCGAAGCTTTTGGCTTGGGGTTGTTACCCAACCAAATTGCGTCTCAATATTTACTCAAAGACTCACGTCATCGGAACTATTGCGTCTTGTCTCCAGGGTTCCCAAGACATGGAGACTATAGTGGTGTCTCAATTTGGCAGGCTATTTGAGTTGCATGTTGTTCGTCGCCACAATTATGCGAAGCTAATAAACAGCTTCCTCTGCTGCCAGCTTCTGACCGTTCGCAAGTATGAGCTTTGGTTCCACTTTGCGACTCATCCTCTTTGCTTTTCACTGGATGAGTTTCAACAAGTAACTGGGTTGAACTGCAGACCATTCTATGCTGCCAATTCAGAAGCAGAGGACGATCCAGGTTCAACCGCGAGCTTTTTGATACAACGTTTGGTGAAATTACG TAACAAATGGCTCAAGCTGACCCCGAAGTATGTCGAGATGCTTTGCGACGTAGAGTACTTCTTAGATTATCCTTGGGGTAGAGAGTCGTTCTTGAAGACTTTACCGCGTTTGTTGCCGCCTTATACAAGCGAAGACCCACTGGGAGAAATGCGGCACCGGTTATCTCAACAGACCTCAGCTGCCTATGGATTCCCTTTGGCTCTTCAGTTGTTCGCTTTTGAAGCGATGCCTTTGCTGTTGGCAAAGATTCCCAATGCACAGTCCACCTATAATTTCTTAGTTGACCCTCTCGCTTGCGAGAACACTGTGACCATTCTAAGTGTCAATGACATTGTTGAAGTCGAAGAAGATCCAGATGTAA TTACAGACGAGCGTGTGACGCATTTGGTTGAGCTGATGGTTAGTGGACATCATTTTCAAATATCAGATTTCCCGGGTGGAGACACTTCATTTGCCCCCATTCGAGAGGACAAAAAAAACGCGGGCAAAGGTGTGCGTAAGGTGGACCAACCTAATGAGAAACCCGTCCACCGCCGCAATCTACGCCCCCGTAAACCTGCTGCAATTATAATCCAGGACATCTCTTCATCTGAAGACAAGGAACCAGAGGCTCCTCCTCAACCATTTAGGTGTACGCATGAAGATTTGAAGCCGTGGATAGAACATCAGTTAAAACAGCTGGCTAGTGCCTTCCAGAAACAAATAGGAGAGTTGGGTAGATACGCGACAATAATGAGGATGCCAATGCTTTGA